The Caulifigura coniformis genome includes a region encoding these proteins:
- a CDS encoding DUF1501 domain-containing protein, whose protein sequence is MNPFSRRAALKSMASGFGYLAFASLAQQAAARASSGGSALDPKPTHFPARAKHVIFLCMNGGPSHVDLFDYKPELQSRSGQGMKAGEINAPKLLGSPFKFSQHGESGMWISEVLPEIAKHADDLCVVRSMQTDLPNHSQAFVQMHTGSFQFVRPSFGAWTLYGLGTENANLPGFVTLNPPSDNGGARNYGSGFLPSICQATKIGTNQIPGFYAAFLKIDQEPGPPLKNIVNDKLTTAGQRSQLDFIRDLNSMKLARDGYHPEIEGAIESFELAFRMQGELPELLDLRGESEEAQAAYGIGAGKPTDRFGRQCMLARKMVEGGVRFVEITAPTSWDHHFQLKEKLAESAEMTDRPVAALLADLKQRGLLKDTLVVWAGEFGRTPYIQGGAGRDHNNKGYTLWMAGGGVKGGLAYGETDEIGHEAVDKAVHIHDWHATMLHLLGLDHTKLTFNYAGRDFRLTDVHGRVVTDLMS, encoded by the coding sequence ATGAATCCGTTCTCGCGACGTGCGGCCCTCAAATCGATGGCCTCCGGTTTCGGCTATCTCGCATTTGCCAGCCTGGCTCAGCAGGCTGCAGCCCGGGCGAGCAGCGGCGGCTCGGCGCTCGATCCCAAGCCGACCCATTTCCCGGCCCGGGCGAAGCACGTCATCTTCCTCTGTATGAACGGCGGGCCATCGCATGTCGACCTGTTCGACTACAAGCCCGAGCTGCAGAGCCGCTCAGGGCAGGGGATGAAAGCCGGCGAGATCAACGCGCCGAAGCTCCTTGGGTCCCCCTTCAAGTTCTCGCAGCATGGCGAGTCCGGGATGTGGATCTCGGAAGTCCTGCCTGAAATTGCGAAGCATGCCGACGATCTGTGCGTCGTGCGCAGCATGCAGACCGATCTGCCGAACCATTCGCAGGCGTTCGTGCAGATGCACACCGGCAGCTTCCAGTTTGTCCGGCCGTCATTCGGCGCGTGGACGCTCTACGGCTTAGGAACGGAGAACGCGAACCTCCCCGGCTTCGTCACGCTCAATCCTCCCAGCGACAACGGCGGCGCCCGAAACTATGGCAGCGGCTTCCTCCCCTCGATCTGCCAGGCGACGAAGATCGGCACGAACCAGATTCCGGGCTTCTACGCCGCGTTCCTCAAGATCGACCAGGAGCCCGGCCCGCCGCTCAAGAACATCGTCAACGACAAGCTGACGACTGCAGGCCAGCGCTCGCAGCTCGATTTCATCCGCGACCTCAACTCCATGAAGCTCGCCCGCGACGGCTACCACCCCGAGATCGAAGGAGCCATCGAATCATTTGAACTCGCGTTCCGCATGCAGGGCGAACTGCCGGAACTGCTCGATCTCCGTGGCGAATCGGAAGAAGCTCAGGCAGCCTACGGCATCGGCGCCGGCAAGCCCACCGACCGCTTCGGCCGGCAGTGCATGCTCGCGAGGAAGATGGTCGAAGGCGGTGTCCGGTTCGTCGAGATCACCGCGCCGACCAGCTGGGACCACCACTTCCAGCTCAAGGAGAAACTGGCGGAGAGCGCCGAAATGACCGACAGGCCGGTCGCCGCGCTGCTGGCCGATCTCAAGCAGCGCGGTCTGCTGAAGGACACCCTTGTCGTCTGGGCCGGCGAGTTCGGACGCACGCCCTACATCCAGGGAGGCGCTGGACGCGATCACAACAACAAGGGGTACACGCTCTGGATGGCGGGCGGCGGCGTGAAAGGCGGACTGGCCTACGGGGAGACCGACGAAATTGGTCACGAAGCCGTCGACAAGGCGGTCCACATCCACGACTGGCACGCGACCATGCTCCATCTGCTCGGACTCGACCACACGAAACTGACATTCAACTACGCCGGCCGCGACTTCCGGCTGACCGATGTGCACGGACGCGTGGTGACGGATTTAATGTCGTGA
- a CDS encoding SGNH/GDSL hydrolase family protein: protein MRAIFSCVALLAAAAAAVGGDDFALKDGDTVAFLGDSITAARAYGKFVENYTLLRYPDRKVRFFNVGRGGDTAAGGLARLKEDVFDRGATVLTVAYGINDIGWGTKADDEHRNLYLNSLREICRQCKEKNVRVFICSAAATASDPDKSENDYLKKMCDEGMQIGRDHGAGAIDVQGEMRKIQRRIKEANEREKPEKDKEHTLHARDGIHLNDLGQVAFAYALLKGLGAPADVSSATLDATTLESVASGCAITETTRGADSIEFIRLDEGLPLNGETFFSLHFRFVPIPDNLNRYLLMVTSLEPARYSVTADDRLVGTFSAAELADGVNIASATADPWQPGGPWSAQANILHSLTESRDKLDMARMLSVAHLNGRDLPTELAGEAIKANARIEEMQRLVARPRSYRFVIRKSPDSGAKPAGG from the coding sequence ATGCGCGCGATCTTCTCCTGTGTGGCCCTGCTCGCAGCTGCGGCAGCGGCCGTCGGTGGTGATGACTTCGCCTTGAAGGACGGCGACACCGTCGCCTTCTTAGGCGACAGCATCACCGCCGCCCGCGCCTACGGAAAATTCGTCGAGAACTACACCCTCCTCCGTTATCCCGATCGCAAGGTCCGGTTCTTCAACGTCGGCCGCGGAGGTGACACGGCCGCCGGGGGCCTGGCCCGTCTCAAGGAAGACGTCTTCGACCGCGGCGCGACCGTGCTCACGGTCGCTTACGGAATCAACGACATCGGCTGGGGAACGAAGGCCGATGATGAACACCGCAACCTGTACCTCAACTCGCTCCGCGAGATTTGCCGCCAGTGCAAAGAGAAGAATGTCCGGGTCTTCATCTGCTCCGCCGCGGCTACGGCCTCCGACCCCGACAAGAGCGAGAACGACTATCTGAAAAAGATGTGCGATGAAGGCATGCAGATCGGCCGCGATCACGGCGCCGGCGCGATCGATGTTCAAGGCGAGATGCGAAAGATTCAACGGCGGATCAAAGAGGCCAACGAACGCGAGAAGCCGGAGAAGGACAAGGAGCACACGCTGCATGCCAGAGACGGCATCCACCTGAACGACCTCGGCCAGGTGGCCTTCGCCTACGCCCTGCTCAAGGGGTTGGGCGCCCCCGCCGATGTGTCATCCGCCACCCTCGATGCGACAACGCTGGAGTCGGTCGCCAGCGGCTGCGCGATCACTGAGACCACCAGGGGGGCCGACTCGATCGAATTCATCCGCCTGGATGAAGGCCTCCCGCTGAACGGCGAAACCTTCTTCAGCCTCCACTTTCGCTTCGTCCCCATCCCCGACAACCTGAACCGCTATCTGCTGATGGTCACCTCGCTCGAACCGGCCCGATACAGCGTTACGGCCGACGACCGCCTCGTCGGGACGTTCTCGGCCGCAGAACTCGCCGACGGGGTGAACATCGCGTCCGCCACGGCCGACCCCTGGCAGCCCGGCGGCCCCTGGTCGGCCCAGGCGAACATCCTCCATTCCCTCACCGAGAGTCGCGACAAGCTCGACATGGCCCGCATGCTGTCCGTCGCGCATCTCAACGGTCGCGATCTCCCCACCGAGCTCGCCGGCGAAGCGATCAAGGCCAACGCCCGGATCGAGGAGATGCAGCGCCTCGTGGCCAGGCCCCGCTCCTATCGGTTTGTCATCCGCAAATCGCCCGACTCCGGCGCAAAGCCCGCTGGAGGATGA